One genomic region from Longimicrobiaceae bacterium encodes:
- a CDS encoding YbaB/EbfC family nucleoid-associated protein gives MNNFQQILEMGQQVQARLTQLQSELGQKTVSSSSGGGMVTATADGKGRVRAIKIDPTVVQGGDVEMLEDLVLAAVSEAQNRAQQLYEEEVRKLSGGLPLPFQLPDL, from the coding sequence ATGAACAACTTCCAGCAGATCCTCGAGATGGGCCAGCAGGTCCAGGCCCGTCTCACGCAGCTCCAGAGCGAGCTGGGGCAGAAGACCGTCTCCTCCTCCAGCGGGGGCGGGATGGTCACCGCCACCGCGGACGGCAAGGGCCGCGTCCGGGCCATCAAGATCGACCCCACCGTGGTGCAGGGGGGCGACGTGGAGATGCTGGAGGACCTGGTCCTCGCGGCCGTGTCGGAGGCGCAGAACCGGGCCCAGCAGCTCTACGAGGAGGAGGTCCGGAAGCTTTCCGGGGGGCTCCCGCTCCCCTTCCAGCTCCCCGACCTGTAG
- the recR gene encoding recombination mediator RecR codes for MSVIDDLAGELSRLPGIGRKTALRLTFHLLKAPPEEAQRLARAILAVRERVRACVRCGNLSERETCAICESTRRDVSVICVVEEASDIGAIERTGEFRGIYHVLGGHLSPLDGVGPAELNVEGLLGRIGVDSGIREVVLATNPSVEGEATALYLHRLIAPLGVRVTRIARGLPIGGDLEYADGVTIAEALNARREM; via the coding sequence TTGTCGGTCATCGACGACCTGGCGGGTGAGCTGTCCCGTCTCCCCGGCATCGGCCGGAAGACGGCGCTGCGGCTCACCTTCCACCTCCTGAAGGCTCCCCCCGAGGAAGCACAGCGGCTCGCGCGGGCCATCCTCGCCGTGCGCGAGCGGGTCCGTGCGTGCGTGCGCTGCGGCAACCTCTCCGAGCGGGAGACCTGCGCCATCTGCGAGAGCACGCGCCGCGACGTCTCCGTGATCTGCGTGGTGGAGGAGGCGTCGGACATCGGCGCCATCGAGCGCACGGGCGAGTTCCGCGGCATCTACCACGTGCTGGGCGGCCACCTCTCGCCGCTGGACGGCGTGGGGCCCGCGGAGCTGAACGTGGAAGGGCTGCTGGGGCGCATCGGCGTGGACTCCGGCATACGCGAGGTGGTGCTCGCCACCAACCCCAGCGTGGAGGGCGAGGCCACGGCGCTCTACCTGCACCGGCTGATCGCCCCGCTGGGGGTGCGCGTCACCCGCATCGCCCGTGGGCTCCCCATCGGCGGCGACCTGGAGTACGCCGACGGCGTCACCATCGCCGAGGCCCTGAACGCCCGCCGCGAGATGTAG